One Panicum virgatum strain AP13 chromosome 3N, P.virgatum_v5, whole genome shotgun sequence DNA segment encodes these proteins:
- the LOC120664649 gene encoding guanylate-binding protein 7-like: MLQMLGLRGGAGGGSPSAGDATPARSGDGDAAAGPARPLRLVYCDEKGKFVMDPEAVAALQLVKGPVGVVSVCGRARQGKSFVLNQLLGRSSGFQVASTHRPCTKGLWMWSAPLKRTGLDGTEYSLVLLDTEGIDAYDQTGTYSIQIFSLAVLLSSMFIYNQMGGIDEAALDRLSLVTEMTKHIRVRASGGRSTASGLGQFSPVFIWLLRDFYLDLTEDNRKITPRDYLELALRPVQGGGRDVSAKNAIRESIRALFPDRECFTLVRPVNNEKDLQRLDQLPLSNFRPEFRSGLDAFTRFVLDRTRPKQLGASTMTGPILAGLTQSFLDAINSGAVPIISSSWKSVEEAECRRAYDSAVDTYNSCFDRKKQIEEDSLREAHEDAMRKAISAFNASAVGAGSARSKFEKLLHSSLRKAFEDYKRNTFLEADLQCSNRVQSMESKVRAACNRPDAKLDDVVRLLDGLLTEYESTAYGPGKWKRLTTFLQQCLAGPVLDLFRKQLEHIDAERNALRLKCNSSDDKLVLLRKQLEASEGHRAEYLRRYEEVINDKQKISKDYSLRITELQTKSSKLEERCMSLSSSLETAKWESNDWRSKYDHSILQQKADESKLKSQIASLESRVNISEGRLSATREQAESAQEEASEWKRKYEVAVSEAKTALQRAAVAQERTNKKVQEREDALRAELASQLSEKEEEISRLSAKVNQTEIHATSLISRLEATEAKLKSHESDSQALKEEIRSLTDNLESIRSEVLSREKEVRILEQEKNHLQEKYLAECKKFDETDIRCKEAEREARRATELADVARSEAAAAQKDKGEAQRLAMERLALIERMERQVEALERDKAKMVEEIERLHQSEKDAMSKVTLLENSVDEREKEIDEMLKRNNQQRSNTVQVLESLLATEREACAEANKRAEALSLQLQATQGKLDMLQQERASIQLNETALDSKLKTSARRLRGEATESVHDMDIDDDDNGRRRKRSKSTTSPFKNNHTEDGGSVFIGEDAYTGSQQGTETEDYTKFTVQKLKQELTKHGFGAQLLQLKNPNKKDIVALYEKHVVGK, from the exons ATGCTGCAGATGCTCGGCCTccgcgggggcgccggcggggggAGCCCTAGCGCCGGCGACGCGACCCCCGCCAGAAGCGgggacggcgacgcggcggcgggccccGCGCGGCCGCTGCGGCTGGTGTACTGCGACGAGAAGGGCAAGTTCGTGATGGAccccgaggcggtggcggcgctgcagctcgTCAAGGGCCCCGTCGGCGTGGTCTCCGTCTGCGGCCGCGCGCGGCAGGGCAAGAGCTTCGTGCTCAACCAG CTTCTTGGGCGAAGCAGCGGTTTTCAAGTGGCCTCAACACATCGACCCTGCACTAAGGGACTTTGGATGTGGAGTGCGCCTTTGAAGAGAACTGGTCTGGATGGAACTGAATACAGTCTCGTGCTGTTGGATACTGAAGGAATTGATGCTTATGATCAAACG GGAACCTATAGCATCCAAATATTTTCCTTGGCTGTTCTACTGTCAAGCATGTTCATCTACAACCAG ATGGGAGGCATAGATGAAGCTGCATTGGATCGTCTCTCACTAGTCACGGAGATGACAAAGCATATACGTGTCAGGGCCTCAGGTGGAAGGTCCACCGCATCTGGACTTGGGCAGTTTTCACCTGTCTTTATTTGGTTGTTGAGA GACTTCTACCTGGATTTGACTGAAGACAACAGAAAAATTACCCCACGTGATTACTTAGAACTGGCACTTAGGCCTGTTCAAGGTGGAGGAAGGGATGTATCTGCAAAGAATGCG ATACGGGAGTCCATCCGCGCACTTTTTCCTGATAGGGAATGCTTTACACTTGTGCGACCTGTGAATAATGAGAAGGATCTCCAGCGCCTCGATCAACTTCCT CTGAGTAATTTCCGGCCAGAGTTCAGGTCTGGTCTGGATGCTTTCACAAGATTTGTGCTTGACCGAACAAGACCAAAACAACTTGGAGCTAGTACAATGACAGGCCCCATCCTTGCTGGATTGACACAATCATTTCTTGATGCCATTAATAGTGGTGCTGTCCCTATAATATCCTCATCATGGAAG AGTGTGGAGGAAGCAGAATGTCGGAGGGCATATGATTCTGCTGTGGACACTTACAATTCTTGTTTTGACCGGAAAAAACAAATAGAAGAG GATTCTTTGAGAGAAGCACATGAAGATGCGATGAGGAAGGCTATCAGTGCTTTTAACGCTTCTGCTGTGGGTGCTGGGTCAGCCCGTTCAAAATTTGAAAAGCTTCTTCACAGTTCTCTCCGAAAGGCCTTTGAG GATTACAAAAGAAACACTTTTCTGGAGGCTGATTTGCAATGTTCAAACCGAGTACAGAGCATGGAATCAAAGGTGCGGGCAGCATGTAACCGCCCTGATGCGAAGCTAGATGATGTAGTCAGG CTCCTTGATGGTCTGCTCACAGAGTATGAGTCAACAGCCTATGGTCCCGGGAAATGGAAAAGGCTGACCACTTTCCTACAGCAATG TTTAGCTGGGCCTGTGCTAGACCTTTTCAGAAAACAGTTGGAGCATATAGATGCTGAAAGGAATGCCCTAAGATTGAAATGCAATTCAAGTGATGATAAGTTGGTACTGCTCAGGAAGCAGCTTGAAGCAAGTGAGGGCCACAGAGCTGAATACTTGAGGCGCTATGAGGAAGTTATCAATGATAAGCAGAAAATCTCAAAGGACTACTCTCTTCGTATTACTGAACTTCAGACCAAGAGTAGCAAGTTGGAAGAGCGGTGCATGAGCTTGTCATCTTCTCTTGAAACTGCAAAATGGGAATCCAATGACTGGAGAAGCAAATATGATCACAGTATTTTGCAGCAAAAGGCAGATGAGAGTAAGTTAAAATCTCAAATTGCTTCTCTAGAGTCGAGGGTAAATATCAGTGAGGGTAGATTATCCGCAACACGAGAACAGGCTGAGTCTGCTCAAGAAGAAGCATCAGAGTGGAAACGCAAATATGAAGTTGCTGTTAGTGAGGCCAAAACAGCTCTGCAGAGAGCGGCTGTAGCACAGGAACGCACAAATAAGAAAGTGCAGGAGAGGGAAGATGCTTTGAGGGCTGAACTTGCTAGCCAATTATCTGAGAAG GAAGAGGAAATTTCAAGATTAAGTGCTAAAGTTAACCAAACTGAAATTCATGCTACAAGTTTAATCTCAAGGCTTGAG GCCACTGAAGCAAAGTTGAAGAGCCATGAGTCAGATTCGCAGGCTTTGAAGGAAGAGATCAGATCGTTGACAGATAACCTGGAGTCTATTAGAAGTGAAGTTCTGTCACGTGAGAAGGAAGTTAGGATCCTGGAACAAGAAAAGAACCATCTTCAGGAGAAGTATCTGGCAGAATGCAAAAAGTTTGATGAGACAGACATTAGATGCAAGGAAGCTGAAAGGGAGGCCAGAAGAGCAACAGAATTGGCTGATGTAGCTCGTTcagaagctgctgctgctcaaaaggATAAGGGTGAAGCTCAGCGGCTTGCAATGGAGCGACTTGCACTGATAGAAAGAATGGAGCGGCAAGTTGAGGCTCTAGAAAGAGACAAGGCCAAGATGGTGGAAGAGATTGAGAGACTTCATCAGTCAGAGAAGGATGCCATGTCCAAGGTCACATTGCTTGAAAATAGTGTTGATGAGCGGGAAAAAGAGATTGATGAGATGTTGAAACGGAATAACCAGCAAAGATCCAACACGGTCCAGGTTCTTGAGAGCCTGCTGGCAACAGAGCGTGAAGCCTGCGCTGAAGCCAACAAGAGGGCTGAGGCCTTGTCATTGCAGTTGCAAGCGACTCAAGGCAAACTGGACATGCTTCAACAAGAGCGGGCATCAATTCAGCTCAATGAAACTGCACTCGATAGCAAGCTCAAGACCTCAGCAAGGCGCTTAAGGGGTGAAGCTACCGAGTCTGTCCATGATATGGATATTGATGATGACGACAATGGGAGGCGTCGGAAACGATCAAAAAGCACGACAAGCCCGTTCAAGAACAATCATACAGAGGACGGTGGATCTGTGTTTATTGGGGAAGATGCTTACACCGGGAGCCAGCAAGGGACAGAGACCGAAGACTATACTAAATTCACTGTGCAGAAACTGAAGCAAGAGCTCACCAAGCACGGGTTtggtgctcaactgctgcagTTGAAGAATCCTAACAAGAAGGACATCGTCGCCTTATATGAAAAGCATGTCGTCGGCAAGTAG
- the LOC120664650 gene encoding NAC domain-containing protein 73-like isoform X2 — protein MTWCNGFNDVRAAVEISLSPTAAAAGKKAAASLAVLVKMCPSCGHRAHYEQETTSIQDLPGLPAGVKFDPTDQELLEHLEGKARPDSRKLHPLVDEFIPTIEGENGICYTHPERLPGVSKDGLVRHFFHRPSKAYTTGTRKRRKVHSGDGDDGGGGETRWHKTGKTRPVLSHGRPRGYKKILVLYTNYGKQRKPEKTNWVMHQYHLGSDEEERDGELVVSKVFFQTQPRQCGSTAAAKGAVAAANVVTSSNALAGHHQGGSVLREANGVDQFYNPGTMMGYQGVPNNRAPPVPGASHFMPSFAVHAGRATFGP, from the exons ATGACGTGGTGCAATGGCTTCAACGACgtgcgcgccgccgtggagatcaGCCTGtccccaaccgccgccgccgcgggcaagAAGGCCGCCGCGTCGCTCGCCGTCCTCGTCAAGATGTGCCCGTCGTGCGGCCACCGCGCGCACTACGAACAG GAGACAACATCGATCCAGGACTTGCCGGGCCTGCCGGCCGGCGTCAAGTTCGACCCGACGgaccaggagcttctggagcactTGGAGGGCAAGGCGAGGCCGGACTCCCGGAAGCTCCACCCCCTCGTCGACGAGTTTATCCCCACCATCGAGGGCGAGAACGGCATCTGCTACACGCACCCCGAGAGGCTCCCCG GCGTGAGCAAGGACGGGCTCGTCCGGCACTTCTTCCACCGGCCGTCCAAGGCGTACACGACGGGGACGAGGAAGCGCCGGAAGGTGCACAGCGGCGACGGggacgacggcggaggcggcgagacGCGGTGGCACAAGACGGGCAAGACGCGGCCGGTGCTGTCCCACGGCAGGCCCCGCGGGTACAAGAAGATCCTGGTGCTCTACACCAACTACGGCAAGCAGCGCAAGCCCGAGAAGACCAACTGGGTGATGCACCAGTACCACCTCGGCTCCGACGAGGAggagcgcgacggcgagctcgtCGTCTCCAAGGTCTTCTTCCAGACGCAGCCCAGGCAGtgcggctccacggcggcggccaagggggccgtcgccgccgccaacgtCGTCACGAGCAGCAACGCGCTTGCCGGCCATCACCAGGGTGGTAGCGTTCTCAGGGAGGCAAACGGTGTCGATCAGTTCTACAATCCAGGAACAATGATGGGGTACCAGGGGGTCCCAAACAACAGGGCACCTCCTGTCCCTGGTGCTTCTCACTTCATGCCTAGCTTCGCAGTGCATGCAGGGAGGGCTACCTTTGGCCCTTGA
- the LOC120664650 gene encoding NAC domain-containing protein 73-like isoform X1: MTWCNGFNDVRAAVEISLSPTAAAAGKKAAASLAVLVKMCPSCGHRAHYEQETTSIQDLPGLPAGVKFDPTDQELLEHLEGKARPDSRKLHPLVDEFIPTIEGENGICYTHPERLPGTKRERTFCASRVSKDGLVRHFFHRPSKAYTTGTRKRRKVHSGDGDDGGGGETRWHKTGKTRPVLSHGRPRGYKKILVLYTNYGKQRKPEKTNWVMHQYHLGSDEEERDGELVVSKVFFQTQPRQCGSTAAAKGAVAAANVVTSSNALAGHHQGGSVLREANGVDQFYNPGTMMGYQGVPNNRAPPVPGASHFMPSFAVHAGRATFGP, translated from the exons ATGACGTGGTGCAATGGCTTCAACGACgtgcgcgccgccgtggagatcaGCCTGtccccaaccgccgccgccgcgggcaagAAGGCCGCCGCGTCGCTCGCCGTCCTCGTCAAGATGTGCCCGTCGTGCGGCCACCGCGCGCACTACGAACAG GAGACAACATCGATCCAGGACTTGCCGGGCCTGCCGGCCGGCGTCAAGTTCGACCCGACGgaccaggagcttctggagcactTGGAGGGCAAGGCGAGGCCGGACTCCCGGAAGCTCCACCCCCTCGTCGACGAGTTTATCCCCACCATCGAGGGCGAGAACGGCATCTGCTACACGCACCCCGAGAGGCTCCCCGGTACGAAACGCGAACGCACGTTTTGTGCATCAC GCGTGAGCAAGGACGGGCTCGTCCGGCACTTCTTCCACCGGCCGTCCAAGGCGTACACGACGGGGACGAGGAAGCGCCGGAAGGTGCACAGCGGCGACGGggacgacggcggaggcggcgagacGCGGTGGCACAAGACGGGCAAGACGCGGCCGGTGCTGTCCCACGGCAGGCCCCGCGGGTACAAGAAGATCCTGGTGCTCTACACCAACTACGGCAAGCAGCGCAAGCCCGAGAAGACCAACTGGGTGATGCACCAGTACCACCTCGGCTCCGACGAGGAggagcgcgacggcgagctcgtCGTCTCCAAGGTCTTCTTCCAGACGCAGCCCAGGCAGtgcggctccacggcggcggccaagggggccgtcgccgccgccaacgtCGTCACGAGCAGCAACGCGCTTGCCGGCCATCACCAGGGTGGTAGCGTTCTCAGGGAGGCAAACGGTGTCGATCAGTTCTACAATCCAGGAACAATGATGGGGTACCAGGGGGTCCCAAACAACAGGGCACCTCCTGTCCCTGGTGCTTCTCACTTCATGCCTAGCTTCGCAGTGCATGCAGGGAGGGCTACCTTTGGCCCTTGA
- the LOC120667381 gene encoding protein DMP4-like yields the protein MAAATARHDDVESHHEERDEEAQRPLLEKRSLADGGGMSPIQRAISQTYQSTAHLATLLPTGTVLAFQLLSPIVTARGQCIRTNRAMAAALLALCALSCFVLSFTDSFRDAGGAVRYGFATFRGLWVIDGGAPLEDPRAAAGYRIRFLDFVHAVVSVMIFAAVALFDQNVVSCFYPVPSEDAAQVLTVLPVAIGVVGSMLFVAFPTTRHGIGFPLSKH from the coding sequence atggcggcggcgacagcgcgGCACGACGACGTGGAGTCTCATCACGAGGAGCGCGACGAGGAAGCGCAGCGGCCTCTGCTGGAGAAGCGCTCcctggcggacggcggcggcatgagCCCGATCCAGCGGGCCATCAGCCAGACGTACCAGAGCACGGCGCACCTGGCGACGCTGCTGCCGACGGGCACCGTGCTGGCGTTCCAGCTGCTGTCCCCGATCGTCACGGCGCGGGGCCAGTGCATCCGCACCAAccgcgccatggcggcggcgctcctggcgCTCTGCGCGCTCTCCTGCTTCGTGCTCAGCTTCACGGACAGCTTCCGGGACGCCGGGGGCGCCGTCCGGTACGGGTTCGCCACGTTCCGCGGGCTTTGGGtcatcgacggcggcgcgccgctggaggacccgcgcgccgcggccgggtACCGCATCCGGTTCCTCGACTTCGTGCACGCGGTGGTGTCCGTGATGAtcttcgccgccgtcgcgctgtTCGACCAGAACGTGGTGTCGTGCTTCTACCCGGTGCCGTCGGAGGACGCCGCGCAGGTGCTCACCGTGCTGCCCGTCGCCATCGGCGTGGTCGGGAGCATGCTGTTCGTGGCCTTCCCGACCACCCGCCACGGCATTGGTTTCCCGCTCTCGAAGCACTGA